One genomic region from Halobacteriovorax vibrionivorans encodes:
- a CDS encoding NADPH-dependent FMN reductase: MSDFLIVAASDGMNLKMAETLESLSKDTDESFEVVKLSDFNLPLYTTQEEENGIPEDGKKLTEKFIAAKGFVFLTPEYNGSVSPSFVNAIAWVSRSGGESWREAFVNKPALIGTHSGGGGQYVLGAMLNQLSFIGMNVLGRKLLTNYGKPLNEDAAKGALEELVKIAK; the protein is encoded by the coding sequence ATGAGTGACTTTTTAATCGTTGCTGCAAGTGACGGAATGAATTTAAAAATGGCAGAGACACTAGAAAGCCTGTCTAAAGATACGGATGAATCATTTGAAGTTGTAAAATTAAGTGACTTCAACCTTCCTCTTTATACGACTCAAGAAGAGGAAAATGGAATTCCAGAAGATGGGAAAAAGCTAACTGAGAAATTTATTGCTGCAAAGGGATTTGTTTTTCTGACACCTGAATATAATGGCTCTGTTTCACCATCTTTTGTCAATGCAATCGCATGGGTATCTCGTTCGGGTGGAGAATCTTGGAGAGAAGCGTTTGTTAATAAGCCAGCTTTAATCGGAACTCACTCCGGAGGTGGCGGCCAATACGTTCTAGGAGCTATGTTAAATCAACTTTCATTTATTGGTATGAATGTCCTAGGTCGTAAATTACTTACAAATTATGGCAAGCCATTAAATGAAGACGCTGCAAAAGGCG